The nucleotide window CCCTGAAACAGCAGGCGGGGTACGACCACCTCTCGGTCGTCTCCGCACAGGAGTACGAGAACCGCTACGAGTCGATCTACCACCTGAAGAAGTACGACGACCCCACACAGGAGGTCAGCGTCGTCGTCCCCGCGGACAAAGACAACCCCGTCTCTGAGACGGCCGAACCCGTCTTCCGCACCGCCGACTGGCACGAGCGGGAGGCGTACGACTTGATCGGCGTCGAGTACGAGGAACACCCCGACCTCCGTCGGATCCTGCTCCCCGAGACGTGGCAGGGCCACCCCCTGTCGATGGACTACGACAAGGATCGCCCCCAGATCGCGACGCTGCCGGAGCACGCGAACCCGCTTGAGGACCATCACAAAGACGAGGAGTCCGACACGATGTTCCTCAACATCGGGCCGCACCACCCGGCGACCCACGGCGTCTTACACCTGAAGACGGTCCTCGACGGCGAGCAGGTCGTCGACGTCGAGCCCGATATCGGCTACCTCCACCGCAGCGAAGAACAGATGGCGCAGTCGGGCACCTACCGCCACCAGATCATGCCGTACCCCGACCGCTGGGACTACATCTCGGCGGGGCTGCTCAACGAGTGGGCGTACGCCCGCGCGGCCGAGGACCTCGCGGACATCGAGGTCCCGGAGTACGCGCAGGTCATCCGAACGATGGGCGCGGAGATGTGCCGGATCGCGGCGCACATGCTCGCGCTGGCGACGTTCGCGCTCGACATCAACGGCGACTTCACGGCGACGTTCATGTACGCCATCAACGACCGCGAGCGCGTCCAGAACCTTCTGGAGGATCTGACGGGCCAGCGGCTGATGTTCAACTACTTCCGGCTCGGCGGCGTCGTCTGGGACCTGCCGGAGGACCGCGAGGCGTTCTTCTCGGACACCCGCGACTTCCTCGACCAGCTGCCGGAGTCCGTCGAGGAGTACCACAACCTCATCACCTCGAACGAGATCTTCCAGATGCGGACGATCGACACCGGGGTCCTCCCGCCGGAGGTCGCGAAGAACTACGGCGCGACCGGTCCCGTCGCCCGCGGCTCGGGCGTCGACTACGACCTGCGTCGCGACGACCCGTACGGGTACTACGACGAGCTCGACTGGGACGTCGTCACCGAGGACGGCTGCGACAACTTCAGCCGCCTGCTCGTCCGGATGCGCGAGGTCGAGGAGTCCGCGAAGATCATCGAGCAGTGCGTCGACCTGCTCGAAGACTGGCCCGAAGACGAGCGGAATATCCAGGCGAACGTGCCGCGCACGCTGCGCCCGGACGACGACACCGAGATATACCGCGCTGTCGAGGGCGCGAAGGGCGAACTCGGTATCTACATCCGCTCGGACGGGACGGACAAGCCGGCCCGGTTCAAGATCCGGTCGCCGTGCTTCTCGAACCTCCAGACGCTGCCGGAGATGGCGAACGGGGAGTACATCCCCGACGTCATCGCCGCGCTCGGTAGCCTCGACGTCGTTCTCGGGGAGGTGGACCGCTGATGGGCACGGCCCCCGCACAGCTGTTCCCCGAGTTCATCGTCGACACGCTCGGGCTCGACAGCGTGATCGGCGAGGTCGCGGCGTCGCTCGTCGCCGCGTTCGTCGTCGGCAACATCATCCTCGCGTTCACGGGCGTCGCGGGCCCGTGGGCGAAACGGAAGATCACGGCCGCGTTCACCGACCGGATCGCGGTCGACCGGATCGGGCCCTACGGCCTGCTCATCATCCCGGCCGCCGCGGTCCAGCTGCTCGCGAAGGAGCTCATCATCCCCGAGGGCGTCGACCGGCCCTCGTGGGACATCGCGCCGATCCTGCTGCCGGCGTCGGCGCTGCTCGGCTTCTCCGTCATCCCGATGGGACGGATCGGCCCGATAAACCTCCACCTCGCGGACCCGGAGGTCGGGTTCGCGCTGGTGTTCGCGTTCGCGTCGATCGCCTCCGTCTCGCTGGTGATGGCCGGCTACGCGTCGAACAACAAGTACTCGCTGCTCGGCGGCCTCCGCGCCGTCGCGCAGAACCTCGCGTACGAGATCCCGCTCATCGTCACGGCGATGTCGGCGGTGATCTTCGCCGGCACGCTCCAGATGAGCGGCATCGTCGGCGCGCAGACGGAGACGCTCGTGACCATCGGCGGCATCACCATTCCGTCGTGGTACGCGTTCGTGAATCCGTTCGCGTTCGTGCTGTTCCTCACGGCGAACCTCGCCGAGATCGGACGGAACCCGTTCGACATCCCCGAAGCGCCGACGGAGATCGTCGGCGGGTACCAGACGGAGTACTCCTCGGCGTACTTCGTCCTCTTCTACCTCGGGGAGTTCGTCCACATCTTCCTCGGCGGTGCGATCCTCGCCGTGACGTTCCTCGGCGGCGCTTCCGGGCCCGGCCCGGAGAGCATCGGCTTCATTTGGTTCGTGGTGAAGATCTGGGGCTTCTTCCTGTTCACGCAGTGGGCCCGCGCGGCGATACCCCGCGTCCGGATCGATCAGCTGATCGAGATCGGCTGGAAGGGTATGCTTGTGCTGTCGTTCGCGAACCTGGTTCTCACGGCCGTAATCGTGGGGGTGATCGCCTGATATGATCGGACTCATGAAATCCATGGCGACGACGATGAAACACGCGCTGGACGGGAAGACGTTCACGGTGGAATACCCGGAGGACGCGCCCGAAGTGAGCCCGCGGTTCCGCGGGGTCCACAAGTTCAGCCAAGAGCGATGTATCTGGTGTCGGCAGTGCGAGAACGTCTGCCCGAACGACACCATCCAGATCGTTCAGGACGACCAGCGTAACGGCGAGCAGTACAACCTCCACATCGGGCAGTGCATCTACTGCCGGCTCTGCGAGGAGGTCTGTCCCGTCGACGCCATCCTGTTGACGCAGAACTTCGAGTTCACCGCGGACACGAAAGACGACTTCGTGTTCAACAAAGAACAGCTCAAGAACGTCCCGTGGTACAAGGGTATCGACCCGCTGGAGTCCCGCAATCCCGATCGCGGCGCGTGGATCGGGGAGGGCGACGGCGAGGTCGACTACCAGTAGCGTCTCGAAATCTTCAAAGGGGTTCTCATAGGAGACACACACAATGGTTGAAGTCACCATCGCGTTCGGGCTGTTCGCCGCGGTTACGCTGGCGTTCGCCCTTGGGGTCGTCCTAGCGCGCGACGTGTTCCACGCCGCGCTGCTTCTGGGCGGAGCCCTCACGAGCGTCGCGGTGCATTACGTGATGCTGCGGGCGGAGTTTATCGCCGCCATGCAGATCCTCGTCTACGTTGGCGGGGTCCTCATCTTGGTCACGTTCGCCGTGATGCTCACGCGATCGGATTCCGAAACGGAGGTGAGTCGCGCGTGAGCAACGACGAGAGCCGCGGGTCGAAGATTGCGCCCGCAATCGCTGTCGGCGCGCTGTTCGCCGTGCTGGCCGCGACGGTCAACGCGGCGGCGTTCGACGCCGAGTTCGCCGGCTTCCCGGCCGACGCCTCGGTCGTCCACAACATCGGCTACTCCCTGTTCAATCTCGGCGGGTACGATATTGCGACGATCGGAGCCGAGGGGTTCCTCGCGGCGTTCCTAATCGCCGCGGTCGCGCTCGACGTCGCGGTCGACGGGGCCGTCTACCTCGCGAAACGCGAGGAGGACGGCTCCATCGTCTCCGCGGTCGGGCAGGCGCTTACCGACGGCGGCCGCGACGGAGGTGAGCGGCGGTGACCGCCATCGCCGCCTCGATCCCGCCGTCGTGGTACCTGCTGTTGGCGTCGGCCGTGTTCTGTATCGGACTGTTCGGCGTGCTGACGCGACGGAGCGCCCTGTACTTCCTCATGAGCGTCGAACTCATGATGAACGCGGCCAACATCAACTTCGTCGCGTTCGCGCTGTACTACGGCGACCTCACGGGGCAGGTGTTCGCGCTGTTCGTCATCGCGCTCGCCGCCGCCGAGGTTGCCATCGGTATCGGCATCATACTCGTGTTATACCGTAACTTCGGCACGACAGACGTGACCGTTCCCGCGGAGATGAGGTGGTAAAATGGTGGACGCATTCGCATACGTTCCGGCGATTGTACTCCTCCCGTTCTTCTCGTTCCTGATCGCGCTCGGCGCGGGCAGGTATCTCCCGAAGGGCGGAGCCTTCGGCGGCATCGCGGCCACGGCGGGGTCGTTCCTGCTTTCGATCTGGGTCGCGGCGACCGTCGCCGGCGGCCGCGCCTACAACGAGACGCTGTACCACTGGGCGGGCGAGGGCGGCGCGGGGATCGGTCCGACGAACGTCGAACTCACGTTCGGCGTCCTGATCGACCCCCTGTCGGCGCTGATGCTCGTCATCGTGACGCTCGTCGCGCTCTTAGTCCACGTGTTCTCGCTCGGCTACATGAACGACGAGGGCGAGACGGGGCTGCCCCGGTACTACGCCGGACTCGGCCTGTTCACGGCGTCGATGCTCGGATTCGTCGTCGCCGACAACCTGCTGATGGCGTTCATGTTCTTCGAGCTGGTCGGGCTCTGCTCGTACCTGCTCATCGGCTTCAACTTCCGGGAGCCGGGACCGCCGTCGGCCGCGAAGAAGGCGTTCCTCGTCACCCGGTTCGGTGACTACTTCTTCCTCGTCGGCGTCGTCGCGGTGTTCGCGACCTTCGGTACCGCCTCGTTCGCGGGCGAGGGGTCGTTCCCGGCGCTCGCCGACGCGGCGCTCAACGGCTCCGGCTCGGTCGCGTGGACGCCCGGCGGCCTCGAACTCCAGACGTGGCTGACGGTCGTCGGCCTGCTCGTCTTGGGCGGCGTGGTCGGGAAGTCGGCGCAGTTCCCGCTCCACACGTGGCTCCCCGACGCGATGGAGGGCCCGACGCCTGTCTCCGCGCTGATCCACGCCGCGACGATGGTGGCGGCCGGCGTCTACCTCGTCGCGCGGATGTACGGCTTCTACGCGCTCACGCCGACGACGCTCGCGGTTATCGCGTTCATCGGCGGTTTCACCGCCCTGTTCGCGGCGACGATGGGGCTGGTGAAGGACGAACTGAAGCAGGTGCTCGCGTACTCCACCATCTCGCAGTACGGGTACATGATGCTCGCGCTCGGCTCGGGCGGGTACGTGGCCGCGGTCTTCCACCTGACGACCCACGCCTTCTTCAAGGCCCTACTGTTCCTCGGTGCCGGGTCGGTCATCATCGCGATGCACCACAACGAGGACATGTGGGACATGGGCGGGCTGCGCTCGAAGATGCCGGTGACGTACTACACGTTCCTCGCCGGCTCGCTCGCGCTCGCGGGTATCTTCCCGTTCGCCGGCTTCTGGTCGAAAGACGAGATTCTCTACGAGGCGCTCGTCCACGCTCCCGGTGAACCCCTGCTGTTCGGCGCGTACCTGATGGGGCTGCTCGCGGTGCCCGTGACCGCCTTCTACACCTTCCGGATGGTGTTCCTGACGTTCCACGGTGAACCCCGGAGCGACACCGCCCGTGACCCCGAACCCGTTCGCTGGAACGTAAAGGGGCCGCTGACGGTTCTCGGGTCGCTCGCGGTGGTCACCGGCTTCATCAACATGGTACCGGTCCAGAAGGTGCTCGGAATCGAGGGGATCGACCTGCTCCACCTGTGGCTCGACAACCACTGGGGCGGCATCGAGGGGCTCTCCTCGCACCACTACGGCGACCTCGGTCCCTACAGCAGTCAGTACCTCGTCGGCGGTGAGGTCGGGACCGTCCTCGCCGGCGCGGCCGTCTCCCTCGGACTCGCGCTGCTCGGACTCGCACTCGCCTGGCGGCTCTACAACGTGGCGTCGCCGACGGAACACACCGCCAAGCTCGGCGGCATCAAAGACGTGCTGTACAACAACTACTACCTCGACGAACTACAGGTCTGGCTCGCGTATCGAACGGAAGATGTCGCGGGCGGCGCGAACGTCTTCGATCAGGGAATCATCGACGGCGTCGTTAACGGCGTCTCCTCGGTGAGCCTGATCGGCGGCGGTCGGATCCGGAAGCTACAGTCCGGCATCGTCTCGCAGTACGCCGCGCTGCTCACCTTCGGACTCGTCGCGCTGCTGCTCGTGCTCGGCGCGACCGGGGGGTGGTTCCTGTGATGCTCGAAGCGCTCATGGCGGTCGCCTTCGCCGGCGCGCTGACGGTGTTCCTCGCGCCGGACGAGTGGGCCGGTCGGCTGGCGTTCGCGATCAGCCTGATCCCGTTCGTCGGGAGCCTCTACCTGTGGTCCGGCTTCGAGGCCGGCGGCAACGCGCTGCTCGGCGGCGAGATCGCGTACGCAACCCAAATCGAGTGGCTCGAAGTCGGCGGCCGGAGCGTCTCGTGGTTCGTCGGACTCGACGGGATCAGCCTCCCGCTTTTCGTCCTCACCACGTTCCTCGTGCCGCTGGCGATCCTCAGCGCGTGGACGCCCGTCGACACTCGACAGAGCCAGTTCTACGGGCTGATGCTGTTCATGGAGGCGAACCTGCTCGGCGTGTTCGCCGCGCTCGACTTCTTCCTGTGGTTCGTCTTCTGGGAGGCGGTGCTGGTCCCGATGTACTTCCTCATCGGGATCTGGGGCGGTCCGCGCCGCAAGTACGCCGCGATCAAGTTCTTCGTGTACACGAACGCGGCGTCGCTACTGATGTTCATCGGCTTCATGAGCCTCGTGTTCGCGCTCGGCGACTCGGTGTCGTCGTTCGCCCTGCCGGAGATCGCACAGGCGGTCGCCGCGGGTAACTTGGGCGAGTGGCTGGGCGTCGCACCGGACACGGTCGCGCTGTTCGCGTTCGTCGCGATGTTCCTCGGGTTCGCGGTGAAGGTCCCGATCGTTCCGTTCCACACGTGGCTCCCGGACGCCCACGTTCAGGCACCGACCCCGGCGTCGGTGTTGCTGGCGGGCGTCCTCCTGAAGATGGGGACGTACGCGCTGCTCCGGTTCAACTTCACGATGCTGCCGGAACAGGCGTCGATGCTCGCGGTGCCCATCGCGGCTATCGCGGTCGTCAGCGTCATCTACGGCGCGATGCTGGCGCTGGCACAGAAGGATCTCAAGCGGATCGTCGCGTACTCGTCGGTCTCGTCGATGGGGTACGTCATCCTCGGGCTCATTGCGTTCACCGAGTACGGCGTCGGCGGCGCGACGTTCCAGATGGTCGCGCACGGGCTCATCTCTGGGCTGATGTTCATGGCGGTCGGCGTCATCTACAACACGACGCACACTCGGATGGTCGGCGACATGGCCGGCATGGCCGACCGGATGCCGGTCACCGTCGGTATCCTTGTCGCCGGCGCGTTCGGCTACATGGGGCTGCCGCTGATGGCCGGCTTCGCCGGCGAGTTCTTCATCTTCGTCGGCTCGCTGTCCGCGCCGGCGCTCCCGTACGCGCCGGTGTTCACGGCGCTCGCGATGTTCGGTATCGTCATCGTCGCCGGCTACCTGCTGTCGGCGATGCAGAGTACGCTGTTCGGGCCCTTCGAGCTCGAAACCGACTACGAGGTCGGTCCCGCGGCGTTCCACGACGTCGCCCCGCTCGCGGTGCTTCTGGTGGCGATCATCGTGCTCGGCGTCGCGCCCGACATCTTCTTCGAGATGATACGTGACGCTGCCGTTCCCGTGGTCGAGGGGGTGACGATCAATGGTTGAGACGCTTCCGCAGGTGACGGCGCTGCTGCCGGCGCTGGTGCTGGCGGCCACCGGTCTCGTGTTGCTTCTGGTCGACACGATTAGCCCCGACGCGCGGTCGAACACCTCGATGGCGGTCGTGAGCGCGCTCGGCGCGCTCGCTTCGCTGTCCGTGACCGTCTGGTTCGTCGCCTCCGGCACCGGAAGCGTCGACACCGGCGGCGCGATCACGCTGTTCGCGGACGCGATCAAGGTCGACACGATGGCGTTGTTCTTCACCGCCATCTTCGCGTCGGTGACCGCGCTGGTGGTCGTCGCGGCGCACGATTACTTCCACGACCACGATAACCCGGCGGCGTTCTACTCGCTGACGCTGTTCGCGGCGACGGGGATGGCGCTGCTCGCGGTCGCGAACTCGCTCGCGGTCGTGTTCGTCGCCTTGGAGATGGTGTCGCTGCCGTCGTACGTCTTGGTGGCGTACCTCAAGCAGGACCGCGGGAGCGTCGAGGCGGGGCTGAAGTACTTCCTCGTCGGCGCGCTGTCGTCGGCGATCTTCCTGTTCGGCATCTCGCTCGTCTACGCGGCCACCGGGTCGCTCATCTTGGCGGACATCGCGTCGGCGTCCATCGAGGGGCTCGCCGGCGTCCTCGGCGTCGGCGTCGTGATGATGATCGGCGGCGTCGCGTTCAAGACCGCCTCCGTCCCGTTCCACTTCTGGGCCCCGGAGGCGTACGAAGGCGCGCCCGCCCCCGTCAGTGCGTTCCTCTCGTCGGCGTCGAAGGCCGCCGGGTTCGTCGTCGCGTTCCGCGTGTTCACCGAGGCGTTCCCGCTAGGGATGGCGGTCTCGGCGAACGTCAACTGGATGCTCGCGTTCGCAATCTTAGCCGCCGTCACGATGACGCTCGGGAACTTCGCGGCCGCGGTCCAAGAGGAGGTCAAGCGGATGCTGGCGTACTCCTCGATCGGTCACGCCGGCTACGCGCTCATCGGCGTCGCCGCGCTCACACTTGACGGGCCGGCGAACGGCACCGTCATGGGTGCGGCGATGGCTCACCTGCTCGTCTACGGGTTCATGAACACCGGCGCGTTCCTGTTCGTCGCGATGGCGGAGCGGTGGGGCGTCGGCCGCACGTTCGCGGACTACGCGGGCCTGTGGCGGCGCGCGCCGGTCGCCTCCGTCGCGATGGCCGTGTTCATGTTCTCGCTGGCCGGCCTGCCGCCGTTCGCCGGCTTCTTCTCGAAGTACTTCCTGTTCCAGGCAGCCATCGATAACGGCTTCCTGTGGCTGGCGGCGCTCGGCGCGGTCAACAGCGTCGTGTCGCTGTACTACTACAGCCGGGTCGTGAAGGCGCTGTTCTTGGACGACCCCGAGTCGCCGAGCGCGCTCGACGCGGTCGACGTGCGGCCGACGGCGCTGTACGCCGCGGTCGTCTTCGCGGCGGTCGCGACGGTGCTACTCTTGCCCGGTTTCGGTCCCGTCATCGAGACGGCCGAGGCGGCGGCGTCCGCGCTGTTCTGATCGCGCCCCTTCCGGGTGACTTCCGTTTTCCGTCGGTTCCGTACTCGCTAAACCGGCATCGCGTCCACCGGTTCGGACTGACGGGTTTCGTGCCGGCGACCACAGATACTCGTCCGTCCGACACCTTGATCCGAGCGTGTCCCGGACCACGACCTACCGGTGTCTGAACTGTCTCGATCACGCCGTCACGCGGTCGTTCGACACGTCGCACCTGTCGCGCACCTGCCCGAACTGTGACTCGTTCGAGCGGTTCGTCAATCAGGCCGTGATCGACCGGTTTGAGGCGCTGGAGGCGTCTCCGCCGGCCGAGTTCGACTGGAATCGGCTGGAGCGACGGGAGAAACTGCTCGTGGCGGAACGACTCGCGCGGACGGACGCGACGCTCGCGGACGTGACCGTGACGGAGACCGAGAGACCCGCCGGCTCGGACGGTGAGACGGGTAACGGGGAGTCCGCGGAGGCTGGAGCGGACGGGTCGACGGAGGCGAGAGAAAGAGTGGGCGACTCGACGGAGCCTGAGCCGTAGCTACCGCGCGTACAGCTTGCCGCCGACGAGGGCCGCGAGTCCGACGCCGTCGCCCGGCGTGACCGCCACGTAGGGACGGTCAACCGGTCCGAACACGTCGACGACGCGCCCGACCGTCGAGAGCGACTCGTCGACGACGCTCGCGCCGATCCGCGGCGGCTCGGTTCCGGGGTCACCGCGGGCGATCGCCAACCCGCCGGCGGTGCGGACGACGGTGCCGACGCGCCGCACGGTTACTCCCGCAGGACGCCGAGGTACGCGGCGATCGCCTGAACGAGGTCGTTTTTCGCGGTGTCCTCGGTCCCTCTGACCGCCACGGACCCGCGGGGCTCGAACTCGCGGGGATAGGTGGCGTCGCGCTCGACGACGGCGTCGTAGCCGACCTGCTGGACGGCCTTCGCGATCTCGTCGACGGTCGGCGCTTCGACCGCCAGATCTCTCGGGACGCGGCGTCCCTCCGAGCGCGACAGCTCGGCGTCGAAGTAGGCGGGGTAGACGACGTTCTCGACCATACCGGATACCCTCGCGCGCGGCGTAAGGTCGTTTCGGACCGCCGCGGGCCGGACGTCGGTCAGGCGGTGCGGAACTCGAACCGGGCCCCGCCTCCCTCGGCGGCGCGGGCCTCGACCGCCCAGCCGTGCGCCTCGGCGATGCGCTTGCTGATGGCGAGCCCGAGTCCGGTGCCCGACTCGTCGGTCGTGAACCCGCTCTCGAACACCCGATCGATGTCGTCCTCCGGGAGGCCGGTTCCGTCGTCCTCGACGTAGAACCCGTCGACCGCGGTGCCGTCGTCGCCGCGGAGCGTCGCCCCCATTCGGACGGAGAGCGGGTCGTCCGCGGAGTCGCGGCCGTGTTCGACGCTGTCGTCGGGCTCCGCCCGACTGCCCGTGGAACCGTGTTCCACGCTGTTTCGGAAGACGTTCTCGAACAGCTCGCGCAGCCGCGTCCGACTCGCCTCGAGGGTCACGTCCGACTCGACGGTCAGGGTCGCACCGTCGGTGTCGACGCTCTCCCACGCCTCGCGCGCGACGTCGGACAGCGAGACCGACTCCGTCTCCCCCACCGCTCGGCCCTGTCTGGCAAGCGACAGGAGGTCAGCGACGAGTTCGTCCATCCGGGTGATGGCGGCGGCGGCCCTGTCGAGGTGGTCCAGATCGCCGGTCTCCCGCGCGAGGTCGACGTACCCCTCGGCGACCGACAGCGGGTTTCGGAGATCGTGAGACACGATGGACGCGAACTCGTCGAGTCGTTCGTTCTGTCGCCTCAGCATTTCCTCGCGCTCTCGCCGTTCGGTGACGTCGGTGTAGATGGCGTAGCCGGCCGCGTTCGCCGCATCGAGATGGATCGGGATGACGTGGAGGATGAAGTGGCGCGGCCCGTCCGCGGTCACCCGCGTCACCTCGCGGCGGACGTTCTGGCCGCGCTGGAGGCGGTCGTTGAGGTCGTCGGCCTCCGATTCGGCGTCGGGCGGGACGATGAACTCGTCGATGGACTCGCCGAGAACGGCATCCGCCTCGTACCCGAACGTCGTCTCGAACGCGTCGTTCACCTGCCGGACGACCGGCTCGCCGTCGGCGTAATCGTAGGCGATCGCGGGGTCCGGGACGTTCGTGAACAGCGCGAGGAGCCTGTCGCGTTCGGCGCGGAGCGTCTCGGTGACGGCGATCCGGTCGAGCGTCTCCTCCAAGTGGGAGCCGAGCAGCTCCGCTAGCCTGCGGTCCGCGTCGTCGAACTCGTCGGTCCCGCCGGCGGCGTCGGCCGCGAGCTGGAAGACCACGTCGTCGCCGACCGGAACGGTGAGCGGCGCGTCGAACCGGCTGTCCGGGTTCGGATTCGGCGCGATCGACGTGTCGCCGGTCCGAACCGCCCGCCCCGCCACCCCGGTGCCGACGCGGACCCGGTTACAGTCTTCGACCGGCGTCCCGCTGGACGCCACCACCGGTTCGACCCACTCCCCGTCGCGGACGGCGACCACGCTCTGATACGTCGGGAACACCTGTTCCGCGACCGCGATAGCGGCCCGATACGCCTCGTCGACGGACCTGACCGCGGCGAGCTCCGCCATGCCGGCGTTGAGCCGTTCGACCCGCGACGGCGTCCGCGTCGGTTCCGATCGAACGATGGCCCGGCGGTCGCGCGCGAGCAGCCACGAGACGGTCTCCGCGAGCGCCTCGGACGCCCCGACGACCGCGTCCACGACCGGATCGGTCGCGATCTCGCCGGTCGGATCGTCGACGTACGCCACCACGGCCTCGTCGCGGTCGGCCGACCGGACGCGGTCCAGCGCCGCCTCGTCGGCGACAACGACCACGTCGGCGGTCCGCTCCACGTCGAGGGCGTCGGGGCTGACGGCGCGCGTCTCGACGGCGACACTCCGGTCGCCGTCGGAGCCGTTCCACTCGGACTCGAACCGCGCCTCGATGTCACCGGTGTGTTCGGGGTCGTCGCCGAGCACGAGGACCAGCGTGCGCTCGCCCACCGCGGAAGTCACGATGATATGTGGTAGCTCTCCCCGAGAGTATAAGTCTTCTTACCGGTCGTGCGGTCTCAACGTCTCGACCGGTTTGCGCCGTCAAAATCCCGCCGCGGTCGTCGTCGGGTACCCCCGCACGACCGCCGACGAGCGACCCCGGAACCCTTTTGGAGCAACACGGGCCACGTTCGTGTAATGAGCGATCTCGAAGCGGAGTACCGTCTCGACTACTTCGAGGAGGAGGGGTTCGAGCGCAAGGAGTGTTCCTCCTGTGGCGCGCACTTCTGGACCCGTGACGCCGACCGCGAACTGTGCGGCGAGCCGCCCTGTGCGGACTACAGCTTCATCGACGACCCGGGCTTCCCCGAGGCCCACTCGCTGTCGGAG belongs to Halorubrum sp. DM2 and includes:
- the srp19 gene encoding signal recognition particle subunit SRP19 is translated as MVENVVYPAYFDAELSRSEGRRVPRDLAVEAPTVDEIAKAVQQVGYDAVVERDATYPREFEPRGSVAVRGTEDTAKNDLVQAIAAYLGVLRE
- a CDS encoding ATP-binding protein, yielding MTSAVGERTLVLVLGDDPEHTGDIEARFESEWNGSDGDRSVAVETRAVSPDALDVERTADVVVVADEAALDRVRSADRDEAVVAYVDDPTGEIATDPVVDAVVGASEALAETVSWLLARDRRAIVRSEPTRTPSRVERLNAGMAELAAVRSVDEAYRAAIAVAEQVFPTYQSVVAVRDGEWVEPVVASSGTPVEDCNRVRVGTGVAGRAVRTGDTSIAPNPNPDSRFDAPLTVPVGDDVVFQLAADAAGGTDEFDDADRRLAELLGSHLEETLDRIAVTETLRAERDRLLALFTNVPDPAIAYDYADGEPVVRQVNDAFETTFGYEADAVLGESIDEFIVPPDAESEADDLNDRLQRGQNVRREVTRVTADGPRHFILHVIPIHLDAANAAGYAIYTDVTERREREEMLRRQNERLDEFASIVSHDLRNPLSVAEGYVDLARETGDLDHLDRAAAAITRMDELVADLLSLARQGRAVGETESVSLSDVAREAWESVDTDGATLTVESDVTLEASRTRLRELFENVFRNSVEHGSTGSRAEPDDSVEHGRDSADDPLSVRMGATLRGDDGTAVDGFYVEDDGTGLPEDDIDRVFESGFTTDESGTGLGLAISKRIAEAHGWAVEARAAEGGGARFEFRTA